A genomic region of Janthinobacterium lividum contains the following coding sequences:
- a CDS encoding helix-turn-helix domain-containing protein — protein sequence MKSVKYLADLQAKLGNPTQQQLAQILGITQGAVAHYVNGRRVMDDETCLAVAMALNIDPLLVVGAACIDRAEKTGQSSLWEVFMARTAATAASVLLVAGVNLFLTPDSAQAAQIKAPIASQGADSLYYVK from the coding sequence ATGAAGAGCGTGAAATATTTAGCGGACTTACAAGCAAAGCTCGGGAACCCAACTCAACAACAATTGGCGCAGATATTGGGAATCACTCAGGGCGCTGTAGCACACTACGTCAACGGTCGAAGAGTGATGGATGACGAAACATGCTTAGCTGTCGCCATGGCGCTAAATATTGATCCGCTACTAGTGGTCGGAGCCGCATGCATCGACCGAGCAGAAAAGACCGGGCAAAGCAGTCTGTGGGAAGTTTTTATGGCGAGGACGGCAGCAACGGCAGCTAGCGTCCTACTGGTGGCAGGCGTCAATTTGTTTTTGACACCTGACAGCGCGCAAGCCGCACAAATAAAGGCCCCTATCGCCTCGCAAGGTGCAGACTCTTTATATTATGTCAAATAA
- a CDS encoding zonular occludens toxin domain-containing protein, which produces MAVYAITGKLGSGKGKAAIDQIRRYLRDGKRVATNCDVFLEYLMPSTDKSVVIRVPDKPSAVDLYMVGSGNRFIQFEPILQYGRAGITAIAPSPKLLPGFDEHHNGALILDECGSWLNTRNFQDKGRAEMLEWAIHARKYGWDIFFIMQNISQVDKQLRESLLEYVVRLNRLDRMKVPLLSPAIAFMTAGASTGSMPRLHIGVVRLGASPDALVADRWYFRGDDLNNAYNTTQVFSDSYPHGAHSLLSAWHLSASVGVPPDFIGPLQATPAALSLLRPRALPPKPPHKHMSKFLFCSLLLGVALGVFGYHFGGSFFAHDVIQKNEEFVYSNTITGVGYMNQGHKYMVSLSDGRVIQALRFRFVDGGWIAQIEPGLWVRGAA; this is translated from the coding sequence ATGGCAGTTTACGCAATTACAGGCAAGCTCGGTAGCGGCAAGGGCAAAGCGGCAATTGATCAGATCAGACGTTACTTGCGGGACGGTAAGAGGGTGGCGACGAATTGTGACGTTTTTCTTGAGTACCTGATGCCATCCACGGATAAAAGCGTGGTCATACGCGTGCCAGACAAGCCGTCAGCGGTCGATCTGTACATGGTCGGTAGCGGCAACCGGTTTATCCAGTTCGAACCCATTTTGCAGTATGGCCGCGCTGGCATCACGGCCATAGCGCCGTCGCCTAAGTTGCTGCCTGGGTTTGATGAGCACCACAATGGTGCGCTCATTCTCGATGAATGCGGGTCGTGGTTAAACACACGTAATTTTCAAGACAAGGGCAGGGCGGAAATGTTGGAATGGGCCATCCATGCGCGCAAGTATGGATGGGACATTTTTTTCATCATGCAGAACATTAGCCAGGTCGACAAACAGTTGCGCGAATCGCTGCTTGAGTATGTGGTGCGCTTGAATCGTCTTGATCGCATGAAGGTGCCGCTTTTGAGCCCCGCCATTGCATTTATGACGGCTGGCGCATCGACGGGCAGTATGCCCCGCTTGCATATTGGTGTCGTGCGCTTGGGCGCTTCTCCTGATGCGCTGGTGGCGGATCGCTGGTACTTCCGGGGCGATGACTTGAACAATGCCTATAACACCACGCAAGTCTTTTCTGATAGCTACCCCCATGGCGCGCATTCCTTGCTGTCGGCATGGCACTTATCTGCTTCTGTGGGTGTTCCTCCCGATTTCATCGGGCCATTGCAGGCTACGCCTGCCGCCTTGTCTCTGTTGCGCCCAAGGGCGCTGCCTCCTAAGCCACCACACAAACATATGTCTAAATTTCTATTCTGTTCGCTGCTCTTGGGCGTCGCTCTTGGTGTTTTTGGTTATCACTTTGGAGGCTCATTTTTTGCGCATGATGTTATCCAGAAAAATGAGGAGTTTGTCTATTCCAATACGATCACGGGTGTCGGCTACATGAATCAGGGCCATAAGTACATGGTCAGTCTGTCCGATGGGCGTGTGATACAGGCGTTGCGCTTCCGCTTTGTAGATGGTGGCTGGATAGCGCAGATCGAGCCGGGCTTATGGGTACGAGGTGCCGCATGA
- a CDS encoding major coat protein: protein MKKNILRGLALVGAVAVSAGASAADDQGVAAITALSATATTYISAAFAVAVLVAGGFWGIKMMKKAFSKAG from the coding sequence ATGAAAAAAAATATTCTGCGTGGTTTGGCTCTGGTAGGTGCTGTGGCTGTTTCGGCTGGTGCGTCGGCTGCTGACGATCAAGGTGTTGCCGCGATCACGGCATTGTCCGCCACGGCCACTACCTACATCTCGGCAGCGTTCGCGGTTGCCGTCTTGGTCGCCGGTGGTTTCTGGGGTATCAAGATGATGAAAAAGGCATTCTCGAAGGCTGGCTAA
- a CDS encoding KilA-N domain-containing protein, with amino-acid sequence MDQLTLIPRVESGSIIPQRSRDGYISATALCQSVNKRYSDYRSLKSTSEFIAELIAQTGLLENQLIHIISGGNPSLQGTWVHPYLAMNLAQWLSPKFAVKVAQWVTEWQQGISKAVLPAHIERYMLNRGKIPYTHFSMLNEITLNLIAPLEQGGYTLPENMVPDISEGKIFCKWLREHRGVEPSEFPTYPHAYPDGRVVPAKLYPIELYEDFKRHFNEIWLPLHAPRYFAAKDQQALSYVKTLLLSN; translated from the coding sequence ATGGACCAGCTAACTCTTATTCCCCGCGTTGAATCTGGAAGTATTATTCCTCAAAGAAGTAGAGATGGATACATTAGTGCCACAGCACTGTGCCAATCTGTAAATAAAAGGTATTCCGACTATAGATCCTTGAAATCCACTAGTGAATTTATTGCTGAATTGATAGCGCAAACAGGCCTATTGGAAAACCAACTTATTCACATTATTAGCGGTGGCAACCCTAGCTTACAAGGAACGTGGGTTCACCCATATCTTGCTATGAACTTGGCGCAGTGGTTATCGCCTAAATTTGCAGTTAAAGTGGCTCAGTGGGTAACTGAATGGCAGCAGGGAATTTCCAAGGCTGTATTGCCAGCGCATATCGAGAGATATATGCTGAACCGTGGGAAAATTCCATATACCCATTTTTCAATGCTTAATGAAATTACTTTAAACCTGATTGCCCCACTAGAACAAGGAGGATATACACTTCCTGAAAATATGGTGCCTGATATTTCAGAAGGAAAAATTTTCTGCAAATGGCTTAGAGAGCACCGTGGAGTAGAACCTAGCGAATTTCCAACTTATCCGCATGCATATCCAGATGGTCGAGTAGTGCCAGCTAAACTTTATCCGATTGAACTGTACGAGGATTTCAAACGTCATTTCAATGAAATTTGGCTACCGCTACATGCGCCGCGATATTTCGCAGCGAAAGATCAACAGGCGTTGTCGTATGTAAAAACTCTCTTACTCTCCAACTAG
- a CDS encoding DUF4917 family protein yields the protein MKTMTFEEALNDSLICKKRHLLLGNGFSIACRPDIFVYKRLFEQADFRQLSATVRQTFEALDTQDFERVIKALRDTRTIAATYGGTPPEVLRSMYEDAVGLRELLVETIANSHPAWPGDISDAEFRACKIFLANFNNTYTLNYDLLLYWTQMHTDEGEARMSDDGFRKSEDDYDTPYVVWEPSNSHNQNTWFLHGALHLFDARTEVQKYTWINTGLRLIEQIRDALNRDLFPIFVSEGTSKEKLERIRHNDYLAKGFRSFCEITGALFIYGHSLAENDEHFLKRIEKGKVSRLYVGIYGDLENVANKIIIRRALLMVDKRAQRNLTVLFYDAATAKVWG from the coding sequence ATGAAAACGATGACCTTTGAAGAGGCACTTAACGATTCTCTGATATGTAAAAAGCGACATCTACTGCTTGGCAATGGATTTAGTATCGCCTGTCGTCCAGATATCTTTGTTTATAAACGTTTGTTTGAACAAGCTGATTTTCGACAGCTATCCGCAACTGTGAGACAGACATTCGAAGCGTTGGATACACAAGACTTCGAACGGGTTATTAAAGCCCTACGTGATACAAGAACCATTGCTGCGACATACGGGGGAACTCCACCCGAAGTCCTACGGTCCATGTATGAAGACGCCGTGGGTTTACGTGAACTGCTTGTTGAAACCATCGCAAACAGTCATCCAGCTTGGCCTGGTGACATCAGTGATGCTGAGTTCCGCGCATGTAAGATTTTTCTGGCAAATTTCAACAATACGTACACGCTGAATTATGACTTACTCTTGTACTGGACCCAAATGCATACTGATGAGGGCGAGGCTCGGATGTCGGATGATGGTTTTCGCAAATCAGAGGACGATTATGATACCCCTTACGTGGTATGGGAGCCTAGCAACAGTCATAATCAAAATACTTGGTTTTTGCATGGCGCTTTACATCTGTTCGACGCCCGGACCGAAGTTCAGAAATATACTTGGATCAATACCGGTCTTCGTCTTATTGAGCAAATCCGTGATGCCTTGAATCGAGACCTTTTTCCTATTTTTGTGTCAGAAGGAACCAGTAAAGAAAAATTGGAGCGTATCCGCCACAACGATTACTTAGCGAAGGGGTTTCGTAGTTTTTGCGAAATTACCGGTGCTCTCTTTATCTATGGGCACTCATTGGCAGAAAATGATGAACATTTTCTTAAGAGAATAGAAAAAGGAAAAGTTAGCCGATTGTATGTCGGGATTTATGGTGATTTGGAAAATGTAGCCAACAAAATTATTATTCGTAGGGCCTTATTAATGGTGGATAAGCGCGCACAGAGGAATCTCACAGTATTGTTCTATGATGCTGCCACTGCAAAGGTATGGGGTTAA